A DNA window from Comamonas sp. 26 contains the following coding sequences:
- a CDS encoding CsbD family protein, whose translation MNTDQVKGTLKDAAGKVQENFGELIDSPEQEAKGIAKQVEGTAQKKVGDLKEAIHDASEK comes from the coding sequence ATGAACACTGATCAAGTTAAAGGTACTCTCAAGGATGCAGCCGGCAAGGTGCAGGAGAATTTCGGTGAACTGATTGATAGCCCTGAGCAGGAAGCCAAAGGTATTGCCAAGCAGGTCGAAGGTACTGCTCAGAAGAAAGTCGGGGACTTGAAAGAAGCGATTCACGACGCGTCGGAAAAGTAA
- a CDS encoding GNAT family N-acetyltransferase, translated as MNFVIRQARASDAEAASRLVTGLAHYFLSDPNSAGVRPFMARLTPSSYAERLSSTQFNHYIAEDSVGLCGVIALRDESHLYHLFVRADAQGQGVSRALWHYAKAQSKHSTFTVNSSLFAVPVYEHLGFVAKTSPQKSNGLVFVPMVYSRD; from the coding sequence ATGAATTTTGTCATTCGCCAAGCGAGAGCATCCGATGCAGAAGCGGCAAGCCGCCTTGTCACCGGTTTGGCTCATTACTTCCTCTCCGATCCGAATTCTGCGGGGGTCCGTCCTTTCATGGCGAGGCTCACACCATCCTCTTACGCTGAGCGGCTCAGTTCCACGCAATTCAATCACTACATTGCAGAGGACTCAGTGGGTCTTTGTGGTGTTATTGCACTTCGCGATGAGTCGCATCTGTACCATCTCTTTGTTAGAGCAGATGCCCAAGGACAGGGCGTCTCTCGCGCACTTTGGCACTATGCCAAGGCACAGTCGAAACATTCGACGTTCACTGTCAACTCATCCCTTTTTGCAGTTCCGGTATACGAACATCTTGGCTTCGTTGCCAAGACTTCTCCGCAGAAGTCCAATGGTTTGGTATTCGTGCCGATGGTCTACTCCCGTGACTAA